Within the Streptomyces sp. NBC_00554 genome, the region CCTGGGCGTCCCCGACCGCCCCCGGCGGCAACGGAATCACCCCGGCCCGCTCGTCGTGATACTTGCTGGTGATCTTCGCGACGGTCACCACATCGCCCCGCACACCCAGCACGAGACAGGGCCGGTCCTTGCCCCCGGGCCCGTCCTCGTAGGGAACGCTCGCCCACCAGATCTCCGCCGCCCGCGGCCGAGGCACCCGCCGCCGAGGCCCACGCGGCGGCCGCCCGGGCGGCCGCGTACGCCGCGCCGCCCGATGCCCCCGCCCCCACCCGTCCACAAGCGTGGCGACCAACGCGAGCAGCACCACAGCCGCCAGCGCGAGCCACCAGGACGTGTCCATACCAATGAAGGTACCGGTGCGTACCGCCACCCGCCCCCCGCCCGGCCGGAGCCGCCCGCCCGGACCCCGCCCCAGGTCCATCCGAACCGGTGACAGCACAGGTGAGTTCGCCCACAACGGCCCCTGGCGGAGGAGCGACCGGCCCTTTTGCGCCTTACGCTCGACGGACCGCACGACCCCCGTTTCCCGTACCTGCTCCGAGTGTCTGCGCTGAGTATCTGCTCACCGCATCTACTCTCTGCACTTCCTGTCAGCGCGGAGGTTCCAGCTCTATGAAGCTCACCGTCGTCGGCTGCTCGGGGTCGTTCCCGTCCGCGGAATCGGCCTGTTCGAGCTACCTCGTAGAGGCCGACGGCTTCCGGCTGCTTCTCGACATGGGCAACGGTGCCCTTGGCGAGCTGCAGCGCCACTGCGGTCTTTACGACCTCGACGCGATCTTCCTCAGCCATCTGCACGCCGACCACTGCATCGACATGTGCGCGTACTTCGTCGCGCGCTACTACCGCCACGACGGCGGCCGCGCCGACCCGATCCCGGTCTACGGACCCGAGGGCACGGAGCACCGCCTGACCACCGCGTACGCGGACACCCCCAGCGCCTCGTCGATGAGCGAGGTGTTCGACTTCCACACGGTCAAGCCGGGCACGTTCGAGGTCGGCCCGTTCACCCTGCACACGGAGCGGGTGCGCCACCCGGTGGAGGCGTACGGCATCCGCGTGGAGCACGGTGGACGTTCCCTGACCTACTCCGGGGACACGGGAGTGAGCGAGTCTCTCGACGAACTCGCCCGTGACACCGACCTGTTCCTCTGCGAGGCCGCGTTCACGCACGGCAAGGAGAACATCCCCGACCTCCATCTCAACGGCCGCGAGGCAGGCGAAACCGCCACCCGCGCCGGCGCCCGCCGTCTCCTCCTCACCCACATCCCGCCGTGGACGGACCCCCAGATCAACCTGGCGGACGCACGCGAGGTGTACGACGGTCCGCTGGAACTGGCGGCGCCGAGGGCGTCGTACGAGATCTAGAGCCGGCGGTAACGAGGAAGGCCCCGGAACCCAATGGGTTCCGGGGCCTTCGTCATGCCGTACGAGCGAGGCTCACGCCTTGGTGAGGTCCTCGACCTCCTCCTGGGGCTCGCGGCCCGGGGTGGGGAGGTTCCACTTGGTGATCGCGAAGCGGAAGGTCACGTAGTAGATCGCCGCGAAGACGAGGCCGATCGGGATGATCAGCCATGGCTTGGTGGCGAGGTTCCAGTTCAGGAAGTAGTCGATGGCACCGGCGGAGAAGCTGAAGCCGTGGTGCACGCCCAGGGCCCAGGTGATGGCCATCGAGAGGGCGGTCAGGATCGCGTGGATCGCGTACAGGACCGGCGCGATGAACATGAACGAGAACTCGATCGGCTCGGTGATGCCGGTGACGAACGAGGTCAGCGCGAGAGAGACCATCATGCCGCCGACGGCCTTGCGGCGCTCGGGGCGGGCGGAGTGCGTGATCGCGAGGGCGGCGGCCGGGAGCGCGAACATCATGATGGGGTAGAAGCCGGTCATGAACTGACCGGCGGTCGGGTCGCCGTGGAAGAAGCGCGGCAGGTCACCGTGCCAGACGGCACCGGCGGAGTCCGTGTAGGTGCCGATCTCCTGCCAGGCGACGGTGTTCACGAACTGGTGCATGCCGACCGGGAGCAGCGCGCGGTTGATCAGACCGAACAGGGCGGCGCCGAAGGAACCGAGGCCGGTCATCCACTCGCCGAAGTTGGTGATGACGTCGCCGACGGGCTCCCAGACGAGGCCGAAGAAGACGCCGACGGCGGTGCCGATGAAGGCCATCAGGATCGGGACGAGGCGACGGCCGTTGAAGAAGCCGAGCCAGTCGGGCAGCTTGGTGCGGTGGAACCGCTGCCAGGTGACGGCGGCTATCAGGCCCATCACGATGCCGCCGAGGACCTTGGGGTCGTTGTACGTCGCGGCGAGGTCCGCGCCGTCCTGGACCTTGGCGTCGGTGATCGGGAACGCGGTGAGTACGTTCTTGTAGACCAGGAAACCGACCAGCGCCGCGAGGGCGGTGGAGCCGTCGGACTTCTTGGCGAAGCCGATGGCGATGCCTACGCAGAACAGCAGCGGCAGGTTGGCGAAGACCGCGTCACCGGCGGTGGCGAACACCAACGCAACCTTGTCCCAGCCGAGTCCCTCGGCGCCGAACACGTCGGGCTGGCCGAGACGGAGCAGGATGCCCGCCGCCGGCAGCACGGCGATCGGCAGCTGCAGGCTGCGGCCGACCTTCTGCAGGCCCTGGAACAGACCGGATCCCCGCTTCTTTGCGGGGGCCGCCGATGTGGTGGCGGTGCTCATAGTTCCTCCATGTACCGGAGCTGCCGGGGGGACGGGAAGGGGGAAGCAGGGGTGAAGAAAAAGGGTGGGCAGCGTCCACGTGGTCTACACCATTAAGTGGTGTAGACCTGTTTTAGCACGGTGAAGGTGAGATAAGGAACCCGCCAATTTCGAATCATGACGAAGGGCCCCCGGACCAGCAGGTCCGGGGGCCCTTCGAGCGTCGGCCGCTACGCTTTCGTGACGTCCTCGCGCTCGTCGTCCGGCTCACGGCCCGGGGTCTTCAGGTCGAACTTGGTGATCGCGAAGCGGAAGATCGCGTAGTACACGACGGCGAAACACAACCCGATCGGGATGATCGCCCAGGGTTTCGTCGCCAGGTTCCAGTTGATGACGTAGTCGATCAGACCGGCCGAGAAGCTGAAGCCGTCATGGACCCCCAGCCCCCAGGTCACCGCCATCGACACACCCGTGAGCACCGCGTGCACCGCGTACAGCAGCGGCGCGATGAACAGGAACGAGTACTCGATCGGCTCGGTGATACCCGTGACGAACGAGGTCAGTGCGACCGAGAGCATCAGACCGCCAACCTCCTTGCGGCGATGGGGCTTTGCGCAGTGCGTCATCGCCAGACAGGCGGCCGGCAGCGCGAACATCATGATCGGGAAGAAGCCCGAAGTGAACTGGCCCGCGTTCGGGTCACCCGCCAGGAACATGTTGATGTCACCGTGCACGATCGTCCCGTCCGGCTTGGTGTAACTGCCGAACTGGAACCAGATGGGCACGTTCAGGAACTGATGCAGACCGATCACCAGCAGCGCGCGGTTGGCGATACCGAACACACCCGCACCCCAGGCGCCGAGCCCGACCAGCCAGTCGCTGAAGTTCTCCAGACCGTCACCGATCGGCGGCCACACCCACAGACACAGCGCGGCGAACGCGATCGCGACGAACGACATGATGATCGGGACGAGGCGGCGGCCGTTGAAGAAGCCGAGCCAGTCGACCAGCTTCGTACGGTGGAAACGCTGCCAGAAGTACGCGGCCATCAGCCCCACCACGATGCCGCCGAAGACCCCCGGATTCTGATACGTGAACGCCCCCACCGTTCCGTCCGCCGCCTGACACCCCGTAGCGGCCTCGACCGTCCCGCCCGGGCAGTCCACCGGGAACTGGCGCATCACATTGAAGTAGACGAGGAACCCCACCACCGCCGCCAGCGCCGTCGACCCGTCCGACTTCTTCGCCATCCCGATGGCCACACCCACGCAGAACAGCATCGGCAGCCCGAGCGACCCGTCGAGCAGCGCGCCACCCGCACCCGCCATCACCTTGGACACGTTCGTCCAGCCGAGGCCGTCGGCGCCGAACACATCCGGCTGGCCCAGTCGGTTGAGAATGCCAGCGGCCGGCAGTACGGCGATGGGGAGTTGGAGACTGCGGCCCATCTTCTGCAAACCCTGGAACAGGTTGTTCCAGCGGGTGCGCGCGGGTACGGCGGCGCTGCTGGCACTCATCGGCGTCCTCCGGACGGAACCGGGTTTGGCGCCCGTTCGTCAACTGGTGTAGACCAGTCTGCGAACGGTCGCGCTGTCGTGAACGCCATGATTCGGTACCCACGACATGACCGCTCGCGAAGATGGGCCAACTGTGGGTTACTGCGAAAAAGCGGTTCGGATCAGGGAGTAGGACATGGCCACCAAGGCTGAGAAGATCGTCGCCGGGCTCGGCGGCATCGAGAACATCGAAGAGGTCGAAGGCTGCATCACCCGCCTCCGCACCGAGGTCATCGACCCGAGCAAGGTCGACGAAGCCGCCCTGAAGGCCGCCGGCGCCCACGGCGTCGTCAAGATGGGCACCGCCATCCAGGTCGTCATCGGCACCGACGCCGACCCGATCGCGGCGGACATCGAAGACATGATGTGAACCACCACGATTTGTGAGCCCCCGCGGCTCACCCCTGAGGGGCTGCTTCCGTAAACCGGCGGCAGCCCCTCACCCGTATACGGCTAGGCTCATCGCCATGTCTCGAATCGACGGCCGCACCCCCGAACAGCTGCGCCCCATCACCATCCAGCGTGGCTGGAGCAAGCACGCCGAGGGCTCCGTCCTCGTCTCCTTCGGCGACACCAAGGTCTTCTGCACGGCCTCCGTCACCGAAGGCGTCCCGCGCTGGCGCAAGGGCAGCGGCGAGGGCTGGGTCACCGCCGAATACTCGATGCTCCCGCGCGCCACCAACACCCGCGGCGACCGCGAATCAGTCCGCGGCAAGATCGGCGGCCGCACCCACGAGATCTCCCGCCTCATCGGCCGCTCCCTGCGCGCCGTCATCGACTACAAGGCGCTCGGCGAGAACACCATCGTCCTCGACTGCGACGTCCTCCAGGCCGACGGCGGCACCCGCACCGCGGCGATCACCGGCGCGTACGTCGCCCTCGCCGACGCCATCACCTGGGCCCAGGGCAAGAAGCTCGTCAAGGCCGGCCGCCAGCCGCTCACCGGCACCGTGTCCGCCGTCTCCGTCGGCATCGTCGGCGGAGTCCCGCTCCTCGACCTCTGCTACGAAGAGGACGTGCGGGCCGACACCGACATGAACGTCGTCTGCACCGGCGACGGCCGCTTCGTCGAGGTCCAGGGCACCGCCGAGGCAGAGCCCTTCGACCGCAAGGAACTCAACGCCCTGCTCGACCTCGCGGTCGCGGGCTGCGACGAGCTCGCGGCCGTACAGCGCGCGGCACTTGAGGCAACCACGCCTTAACCCTTCGCGTTCTAAGAGGTACGGGCGTACGGTCCAGCCGTGCGCCCCAGCCGACCCCGACACGGGGTCGAGCGCATCCATCATGCCCACGGGGAGGGACTGTTCCATGGCCGCGCGCCACCGTCGCCGCACCGCCGCATTCGCCGTCATCGCCGCACTCGTCGCCATACCGGCGGCCACCGGCTGCGACGCCGTCAACAAGGCCCTGGACTGCGTCCAGACCGCCGACGCCATCGCCGACAGCGTCACCGACCTCCAGCAGGCCGTCGAGAACGCGGCGAACGACCCGACGCAGACCGCAGAGTCCCTCGACGCGATCGACAAGAACCTCGACGAGATCGGCGACAAGACCGACAACGCCGACGTCAACAAGGCGGTCGACGACCTCAACAAGGCCGTCGGCAACGTCCGTACGGCCATCGAGAACGGCGACGAGACACCCGACATCAGCCCGGTCACCGACGCGGCCGGCGAACTGACGAAGGTCTGCACGCCGTAACCGTCACGCGGGGGCTTGGGGATACTGATGGGCATGACCCGCCTGATCCTCGCCACCCGCAACGCCGGAAAACTCACCGAGCTGAAGGCGATCCTCGCCGACGCAGGTCTCACTCACGACCTCGTCGGCGCGGACGCCTACCCCGACATCCCCGACGTCAAGGAAACCGGCGTCACCTTCGCCGAGAACGCCCTGTTGAAGGCCCACGCCCTGGCTCAGGCCACGGGCCTCCCGGCCGTCGCCGACGACTCCGGCCTCTGTGTCGACGTCCTGGGCGGCGCCCCCGGCATCTTCTCCGCCCGCTGGGCGGGCCGCCACGGCGACGACGCCGCCAACCTGAACCTCCTCCTGGCCCAGCTCGGCGACATCTCCGACGAGCACCGCGGCGCCCACTTCGCCTGCGCGGCGGCCCTCGCCCTGCCGGACGGCACGGAGCGGGTGGTCGAGGGCCAGCTGCGGGGTTCACTCCGGCACGCGCCCGTCGGCACGAACGGGTTCGGGTACGACCCGATCCTCCAGCCGGAGGGGGAGACACGGACCTGCGCGGAGCTGTCGGCCGAGGAGAAGAACGCGATCAGCCATCGGGGGAAGGCGTTCAGGGGGTTGGTGCCGGTGGTCCGGGAGTTGCTGGGCTGAAGGCGGATACGGGTACGGCCTGCGAATCCTTCGATTCGCAGGCCGTTTACTGTGCGGCGGAAGGGATTCGAACCCTCAAGCCGTTTCACGGGCCACAGATCCTAAGTCTGCTGCGTCGCCTGTTGCGCCACCGCCGCTAGACGCCTGTCATCGTACCGGGCGGGCGGCTCCCGGTGCGCGGGGGTTTATGTCACGCCGTTTCCCGGCTTCGACTGCCTCCCCTGCACCCACTCCGTATTTCAGGACCGGAAGGGGGGCGGCGGCTAGCGTTCGGTGCATGACGGTGGAGTTCGACGTCGGTGCGGAACTGGCGGCTGTTGTGGATGAGGCGGGCGTCCGGCGGTTCATCGAGGGCTTCGTCCGGCACTGGCGTGAGCCGATCGGTGCCGGCGACGGCTGCTCGTTCGAGGAGCTGACCGATACAGAGTGGCGGCTGGGCACGCCGCTGCCGATCGCACTGTGGGATGCGTACGGGCTGCTGGGGAAACGTACGGACCTGACCGGTGTCCAGGACCAGTTGCTCTCCTTGGAGCGGCTGCGTGTCGAGGACGGTGCTCTGGTGTTCCGACGGGAGAACCAGTCGGTCGCCGAGTGGGCCGTCCGGCGGGAGGACCTGGAGACGGACGACCCGCCCGTGGTCTTCCGCCGCACGGACTCCAACGCACGTGACTGGTCGGGTTTCCTCGACCGGTTCTCGCTCGCCTGCATCGAGATGGTGCTGTCCGAGTCGCTCGTCGCATACGACGGGACGCGCGCGGACAATCGCCCTGTCGAGGAACCTGAAATCCTCGAGGCACCACGGGGATTCGAGCGTCTGGCTCTGCCTGACTATCCGGCGTGGGCTGTCGAGGGAGGCACCGTCCGCTGGTTCGCGTCACCCGACGTCCTGCTCCGCGTGGACGCCGGCGACTGGCTGTGGGCCCTGGGCCGGACTGCGCCCGCCCTGGACGCCGTACGCGAACTGCTCCCCGGCGACTGGATCAACCGGCCTTCGTGACGAGTCGGCCGTGGGCAAGCCCGGAGGAGGTCAGTGCCCCGACGTCACCTTCAGCCCCACCACGGCCACCAGCAGCAGGCACACGAAGAAGATCCGGGCGGCGGTAGCCGGCTCACCGAGTACGACCATGCCCAGCACCGCCGCCCCGGCCGCACCGATCCCGACCCACACGCCGTAGGCGGTTCCGATGGGCAGGGACTTCGCGGCGTACGACAGCAGCAGCATGCTCGCGACGATGCCCGCGCCGGTGAGGACGCTCGGCACCAGCCGCGTGAAACCGTCCGTGTACTTCATCCCGATCGACCAGCCGACTTCGAGCAGACCGGCGACGAGCAGCAGAACCCAGGCCATGAGAGGCACCTCCGTGATGGAACAACAGGGGTGCGTCGTCTTTGCTGGTGTCTTTACCGGTCCCGGTACGGCGCGTCTCGTCGGGGTTCTTCAAAGGTAGCAAATCACCGGCAAAAGGGGCTGGTGACGATGGTCACCAGCTCCTGTGGTGCGCAGCGGGCCCCGGTGGCCTGCAAATCACCACCCGTTCAACTCCGTTGCCGCCATTGGGATTTACTTGATCCCAGCCCCGGGGACCACTACGTACACAGACGTGACAGACGTACACACAGGAGTGTCCATGACTGACGAATCAGCGAACTCCGAGAAGCCCGAGATCTCCGACCAGGAGGCGCTCTCCAAGATCGACACCACGGTGCCGCAGTCGGCCCGGATCTGGAACTACTGGCTGGGAGGGAAGGACAACTACGAGGTCGACCGCATCGCCGGTGACGCGTTCCGCGAGATCTTCCCGGGCATCGAGACCGGCGCCCGCGCCGCCCGTTACTTCCTCGCCCGCGCCGTCCGTCATCTGGCCGCCGAGGAGGGGATCCGCCAGTTCCTCGACATAGGCACCGGACTGCCCAACGTGGACAACACCCACCAGATCGCCCAGCGGGTGGCCCCCGATTCCCGGATCGTCTACGTCGACAACGACCCCCTGGTGCTGGCACACGCCCGTGCGCTGCTCGTCAGTACCCCTGAAGGCGTCACCAACTACGTCGACGCCGATCTGCGCGACCCGGACACGATCGTGCGGGAAGCCGCGAAGACGCTGGACTTCGACCAGCCCGTCGCGCTCATGCTGATGGGCATCCTGGGCCACATCGAGGACCATGACGAGGCCCGCGCGATCGTGCGGCAGCTGGTGGACGCGCTGCCCTCGGGCAGCTACCTCGTGCAGTACGACAGCACCGACACCAGCGACGACTACGTGAACGCCATCCAGCAGTACAACGAGGGCGGCTCGATCCCGTACATCCTCCGCAGCCCCGAGCAGATCGCGCGCTACTTCGACGGTCTGGAGCTGCTCGAACCGGGCGTGGCTTCGTGCTCGCGTTGGCGCCCCGACACCGAGGCCCTGGGGCTCCCCGCGGAGGTGCATCAGTACGGCGGTGTGGCCCTCAAGCGCTGAATCCCGCCGGCAACAGGCGGGGTGCCTCTCGGCCCACTCGGCGTCCGCCGCTGACGCGGCGGATGCCGGGCGCGCGCCGTTGGCCGGGCGCGACGACTCAGGTTTCCCGGAGGATGCGCTGGAGGATCGTTCGAGTCGCGTCCGGTGACTCGGCCGCGACGACCAGGCGGTTCATGACATCCCAGTAGTACTCGATCTCGGCCGGCTTGTCGGGATAGAGGGCGCTCGCGAGCTGTTCGAGGTAGACCATGTCGGGCAGCTGGCCGCCGGGCAGGCGGACGATGGTCACCGGACCGCGGGCCGCGGCGTGGCCGCCGGCGAGGAACGACATGATCTGGACGGTGACGTGCGGGAGTTGGCAGATCTCCAGGAGATGCCGGAGCTGGGCGCGCATCGTGCCGGCGCCGCCCACCGGGCGACGGAGTGCCGCCTCGTCGATCACGGCCCACAGCTGGGGCCCTCGCTGCCGGTGCAGGGTCTGCCGGCGCTTCATCCGTAAGGTGACCCGCCGGTCGGTCTCCTCCAGGTCGGCGCCCGGGTGGGTGAGCCGGATGGCGGCGCGGGCGTAGTCGGGGGTCTGCAGGAGGTCCGGAACGGCCTGGGGCTCGAAGCAGCGGATGACACTCGCCGCCTGTTCGGCCCCGAGGTAGGCCTGCATCCAGGCGGGCACCACGTCGTTGTACGGCTGCCACCAGCCGGAGGTGTTGGACTGCTCGGCCAGGGCCAGCAGGGTGGCGCGCTCGGCCTCGTCCGTGACTCCGTAGAGAGTGAGCAGGTCGGCCACGTCGCGCATTTTGAAGCCGTGGCGGCCCCACTCCAGTCGGCTGATCTTCGACTGGGAGGCGCGGATGGCCTCGCCCGCGACCTCACGGGAGATGTTCTGATGCTCCCGCAGCCGGCGAAGCCGTGCCCCCAGCACCATGCGCGGCACTGCCGGCCCCGCCGACCGGTCGTCCAGGACGCGGCTGACGGTGGGTGTACGCACGGCTTCTTCGGCGTCCATGGGCATGCTCCCTGGCGGTGGACGCAGCTCTGCCCGCCCCCGAACGCTGCGGCTTGTCATCCTAGTTGACCGAGTCCAAGGGGAACCCCGTTTCCCACTTCCCAAGGTCACAAGGGGCACAGAGAAACCGCAGGTCAGATGTCTGACATGCGGTTTCTTCCGGAGCCCTCCGGCGGATTCGAGCCGACGGCCCACGCACAACTCACACACAGCCCACGCAGGGCCCGCGCACTACAGGTACAGGCCGGTCGAGTCCTCTGATCCCTCGAAACGGTCCGCGGCCACGGCGTGCAGATCCCGCTCGCGCATCAGCACGTACGCGGTCCCGCGCACCTCGACCTCGGCGCGGTCCTCGGGGTCGTAGAGGACGCGGTCGCCAGGTTCCACAGTCCGTACGTTCTGTCCGACCGCCACGACGTCGGCCCAGGCGAGGCGGCGGCCGACGGCCGCTGTCGCGGGGATCAGGATGCCGCCGCCGGAACGCCGCTCGCCCTCGGCGGCGTCCTGCCGCACCAGCACGCGATCGTGCAGCATGCGGATGGGCAACTTGTCGTCGTGGTGGGTGCTCTGCTTGTCCCGGTTGGCGCTCACGCCCCGAACCTACCTGCCTTCGAGCGGTCCGTACGCCGTCGGGTCAGCGCTTGCGCCGACGCGAGCCGACGACGAGCAGCCCGACGATTCCGGCCACGACCAGGGCCACCGGCACGACGCGCTCGAGCCGCGGTGCGCCCTCCTCGGTGACGAACTGCCCCTTCACATCGCTGACGACCCGGTTGACGCCGACGTACGCGCGCCCGAGCGTGTGATCGATGTTGGAGGCGACCTTGGCCTTGGCGTCCCCGACGATCGTCTTCGGGTGCACGCGCACACCGATCTCGTCGAGCGTCTCGGCGAGGGTTTCGCGGCGGCGCTTGATGTCCGCCTCGATCTGCGCCGGAGTCCTGGTATCCGACGTGTCCGACGTGTCCGGCACCGCGCTGCCTCCGTGGTCGTGTTCTGGCCCTTTACTTCCGACAGTCTGTCAGCTCGGGCGGCGACGCACCCCTCGGCACCCCCATTACGCTCGTTCCGTAGTTCCGTAACCCGCATCCACCCCCCGGCCACGTGAGGTACCGATGAGTGAGCGACTCCAGCCCGGCGACACCGCCCCCGCCTTCACCCTGCCCGACGCCGACGGCAACGAGGTCTCCCTCGCCGACCACAAGGGCCGCAAGGTCATCGTCTACTTCTACCCGAACGCCATGACCCCCGGCTGCACGAAGCAGGCCTGCGACTTCACCGACAACCTCGACGTCCTGGCGGCCGCCGGCT harbors:
- a CDS encoding co-chaperone GroES, which produces MLHDRVLVRQDAAEGERRSGGGILIPATAAVGRRLAWADVVAVGQNVRTVEPGDRVLYDPEDRAEVEVRGTAYVLMRERDLHAVAADRFEGSEDSTGLYL
- a CDS encoding type II toxin-antitoxin system PemK/MazF family toxin; the encoded protein is MDTSWWLALAAVVLLALVATLVDGWGRGHRAARRTRPPGRPPRGPRRRVPRPRAAEIWWASVPYEDGPGGKDRPCLVLGVRGDVVTVAKITSKYHDERAGVIPLPPGAVGDAQGRASFLETDELREVPVWDFRRRVGVVDPVLWDQVRYLAG
- a CDS encoding PTS transporter subunit EIIC gives rise to the protein MSTATTSAAPAKKRGSGLFQGLQKVGRSLQLPIAVLPAAGILLRLGQPDVFGAEGLGWDKVALVFATAGDAVFANLPLLFCVGIAIGFAKKSDGSTALAALVGFLVYKNVLTAFPITDAKVQDGADLAATYNDPKVLGGIVMGLIAAVTWQRFHRTKLPDWLGFFNGRRLVPILMAFIGTAVGVFFGLVWEPVGDVITNFGEWMTGLGSFGAALFGLINRALLPVGMHQFVNTVAWQEIGTYTDSAGAVWHGDLPRFFHGDPTAGQFMTGFYPIMMFALPAAALAITHSARPERRKAVGGMMVSLALTSFVTGITEPIEFSFMFIAPVLYAIHAILTALSMAITWALGVHHGFSFSAGAIDYFLNWNLATKPWLIIPIGLVFAAIYYVTFRFAITKWNLPTPGREPQEEVEDLTKA
- a CDS encoding PTS transporter subunit EIIC, with the protein product MSASSAAVPARTRWNNLFQGLQKMGRSLQLPIAVLPAAGILNRLGQPDVFGADGLGWTNVSKVMAGAGGALLDGSLGLPMLFCVGVAIGMAKKSDGSTALAAVVGFLVYFNVMRQFPVDCPGGTVEAATGCQAADGTVGAFTYQNPGVFGGIVVGLMAAYFWQRFHRTKLVDWLGFFNGRRLVPIIMSFVAIAFAALCLWVWPPIGDGLENFSDWLVGLGAWGAGVFGIANRALLVIGLHQFLNVPIWFQFGSYTKPDGTIVHGDINMFLAGDPNAGQFTSGFFPIMMFALPAACLAMTHCAKPHRRKEVGGLMLSVALTSFVTGITEPIEYSFLFIAPLLYAVHAVLTGVSMAVTWGLGVHDGFSFSAGLIDYVINWNLATKPWAIIPIGLCFAVVYYAIFRFAITKFDLKTPGREPDDEREDVTKA
- a CDS encoding MBL fold metallo-hydrolase codes for the protein MKLTVVGCSGSFPSAESACSSYLVEADGFRLLLDMGNGALGELQRHCGLYDLDAIFLSHLHADHCIDMCAYFVARYYRHDGGRADPIPVYGPEGTEHRLTTAYADTPSASSMSEVFDFHTVKPGTFEVGPFTLHTERVRHPVEAYGIRVEHGGRSLTYSGDTGVSESLDELARDTDLFLCEAAFTHGKENIPDLHLNGREAGETATRAGARRLLLTHIPPWTDPQINLADAREVYDGPLELAAPRASYEI
- a CDS encoding glucose PTS transporter subunit EIIB; translation: MATKAEKIVAGLGGIENIEEVEGCITRLRTEVIDPSKVDEAALKAAGAHGVVKMGTAIQVVIGTDADPIAADIEDMM
- the rdgB gene encoding RdgB/HAM1 family non-canonical purine NTP pyrophosphatase, producing MTRLILATRNAGKLTELKAILADAGLTHDLVGADAYPDIPDVKETGVTFAENALLKAHALAQATGLPAVADDSGLCVDVLGGAPGIFSARWAGRHGDDAANLNLLLAQLGDISDEHRGAHFACAAALALPDGTERVVEGQLRGSLRHAPVGTNGFGYDPILQPEGETRTCAELSAEEKNAISHRGKAFRGLVPVVRELLG
- a CDS encoding DUF3618 domain-containing protein, whose product is MPDTSDTSDTRTPAQIEADIKRRRETLAETLDEIGVRVHPKTIVGDAKAKVASNIDHTLGRAYVGVNRVVSDVKGQFVTEEGAPRLERVVPVALVVAGIVGLLVVGSRRRKR
- the rph gene encoding ribonuclease PH, with translation MSRIDGRTPEQLRPITIQRGWSKHAEGSVLVSFGDTKVFCTASVTEGVPRWRKGSGEGWVTAEYSMLPRATNTRGDRESVRGKIGGRTHEISRLIGRSLRAVIDYKALGENTIVLDCDVLQADGGTRTAAITGAYVALADAITWAQGKKLVKAGRQPLTGTVSAVSVGIVGGVPLLDLCYEEDVRADTDMNVVCTGDGRFVEVQGTAEAEPFDRKELNALLDLAVAGCDELAAVQRAALEATTP
- the sugE gene encoding quaternary ammonium compound efflux SMR transporter SugE, coding for MAWVLLLVAGLLEVGWSIGMKYTDGFTRLVPSVLTGAGIVASMLLLSYAAKSLPIGTAYGVWVGIGAAGAAVLGMVVLGEPATAARIFFVCLLLVAVVGLKVTSGH
- a CDS encoding SAM-dependent methyltransferase, translated to MTDESANSEKPEISDQEALSKIDTTVPQSARIWNYWLGGKDNYEVDRIAGDAFREIFPGIETGARAARYFLARAVRHLAAEEGIRQFLDIGTGLPNVDNTHQIAQRVAPDSRIVYVDNDPLVLAHARALLVSTPEGVTNYVDADLRDPDTIVREAAKTLDFDQPVALMLMGILGHIEDHDEARAIVRQLVDALPSGSYLVQYDSTDTSDDYVNAIQQYNEGGSIPYILRSPEQIARYFDGLELLEPGVASCSRWRPDTEALGLPAEVHQYGGVALKR
- a CDS encoding helix-turn-helix domain-containing protein, giving the protein MDAEEAVRTPTVSRVLDDRSAGPAVPRMVLGARLRRLREHQNISREVAGEAIRASQSKISRLEWGRHGFKMRDVADLLTLYGVTDEAERATLLALAEQSNTSGWWQPYNDVVPAWMQAYLGAEQAASVIRCFEPQAVPDLLQTPDYARAAIRLTHPGADLEETDRRVTLRMKRRQTLHRQRGPQLWAVIDEAALRRPVGGAGTMRAQLRHLLEICQLPHVTVQIMSFLAGGHAAARGPVTIVRLPGGQLPDMVYLEQLASALYPDKPAEIEYYWDVMNRLVVAAESPDATRTILQRILRET